The following proteins are co-located in the Corynebacterium kalinowskii genome:
- a CDS encoding formylglycine-generating enzyme family protein, with amino-acid sequence MSVQMVMVPPEGAVEELMVDRRTGHSWTVNVEPFELAATVVTNELWNEAHGVTGDPTRTHFPKTEVSWREAILFCNALSTKEGLAPVYEVLERVMTAPTQWRPHSEPEADDWLVTWDQDADGYRLPTDAEWQVACRAGTTGARYGRLDDIAWYEGNSDGHIHPVQTKSANSWGLFDLLGNVWEWCWDLYDPEVYGAYRIIRGGGWSDPEWSCRAGVRRKTSPLASFDDLGFRVARGATRFPTSALPESRPFG; translated from the coding sequence ATGAGTGTGCAAATGGTCATGGTTCCCCCGGAGGGTGCCGTTGAGGAGCTCATGGTGGACCGTCGCACAGGCCACTCTTGGACGGTCAATGTCGAGCCGTTCGAACTGGCGGCCACCGTGGTGACAAACGAGTTGTGGAACGAAGCGCATGGTGTCACTGGCGACCCAACCCGTACCCACTTTCCCAAGACCGAAGTGAGTTGGCGGGAAGCGATCCTGTTCTGCAACGCGCTCTCTACCAAAGAAGGGCTGGCGCCCGTCTATGAGGTGTTAGAGCGTGTAATGACCGCGCCTACACAGTGGCGTCCGCACAGTGAACCGGAGGCGGATGACTGGCTGGTGACTTGGGACCAGGACGCCGATGGTTACCGATTGCCGACAGATGCCGAGTGGCAGGTTGCCTGCAGGGCAGGCACTACTGGTGCGCGGTACGGGCGACTGGATGACATTGCCTGGTACGAGGGCAATTCCGACGGCCACATTCATCCGGTGCAGACGAAGTCCGCGAACTCCTGGGGTCTGTTCGACCTGCTCGGAAATGTTTGGGAGTGGTGTTGGGACCTTTACGATCCAGAAGTCTATGGGGCGTACCGCATTATCCGCGGCGGCGGATGGAGCGATCCGGAATGGAGTTGTCGAGCAGGCGTGCGACGCAAGACCAGCCCGCTTGCGTCCTTCGATGATCTCGGTTTCCGCGTTGCTCGAGGCGCTACCCGATTCCCCACCTCTGCGCTGCCTGAATCGCGACCCTTTGGTTGA
- a CDS encoding DUF7134 domain-containing protein has translation MNPLSAVNGGVWVGATPVTWRRIDSVTAREKEATNCTGSPIPSEATPSWFQLHPRLVDLIFIIAIFSYNVPIQFGAVPRHLWLGTGLVVSIGLCAPGLMRRQRPVTTYVVIQLVAVAQSLLGISLLVADAMLLLAIYTLASRKGWWLSGGTP, from the coding sequence GTGAACCCGCTCAGTGCAGTCAACGGCGGGGTCTGGGTTGGTGCCACCCCGGTAACATGGAGGCGTATAGATTCCGTAACCGCTCGTGAGAAAGAGGCCACCAACTGCACGGGCTCACCGATACCATCGGAGGCCACGCCGTCGTGGTTCCAGCTGCACCCACGGCTGGTGGACCTGATCTTCATTATTGCGATTTTCAGCTACAACGTGCCGATTCAGTTCGGTGCGGTGCCTCGGCACTTGTGGTTGGGCACCGGGCTGGTGGTCTCGATTGGTCTGTGTGCTCCAGGTCTGATGCGTCGTCAGCGGCCGGTGACGACCTATGTGGTGATCCAGCTCGTTGCTGTCGCACAGTCCCTACTGGGGATCTCACTTCTGGTGGCCGATGCAATGCTGTTGTTGGCGATCTATACGCTTGCATCTCGGAAGGGTTGGTGGCTCTCCGGCGGCACCCCTTAA
- a CDS encoding methyltransferase domain-containing protein has product MESSPRQWNHNIHYHRLILDAVPASARSALDVGCGNGLLSVELRGTMPEVTGIDLDQEVLEEARQHSDQVAWVHGDIMTYDFDRTFDVVASVATLHHLPDLDAALSRLADLTSPGGVFAVVGVARTSRPKDMMLHLAGVVQHRWMAVRKESRIEALYRSSGEKKSRWFVADPYGLVHKGRSWYLVADIDGAPRMLVASRLESFRVLSQPAQLRAGQTLASVWAELVDLLESDTSVYVTAILRASRLDMAQRILCSRLVQHDPVGRERVRIAVGYADIQGARQLLQFGDHIRVMDPPEAVDLIGMLASCLAERHGKGKR; this is encoded by the coding sequence ATGGAGAGTTCACCGAGGCAGTGGAACCACAACATCCACTATCACCGACTGATCCTCGACGCCGTGCCCGCCAGCGCCCGGTCTGCTCTGGACGTAGGGTGCGGCAACGGGCTGCTCTCAGTAGAACTGCGAGGGACAATGCCAGAGGTGACGGGCATCGACCTCGATCAGGAGGTGTTGGAAGAAGCACGACAGCACAGCGACCAGGTCGCCTGGGTGCATGGTGACATCATGACATACGACTTCGACCGGACATTCGATGTCGTCGCTTCTGTCGCGACGCTGCATCACCTGCCTGACTTGGACGCGGCACTGTCGCGGTTGGCTGACCTCACCTCGCCCGGCGGTGTGTTCGCCGTGGTCGGAGTGGCACGCACAAGTCGCCCCAAGGACATGATGCTGCACCTAGCCGGGGTGGTGCAGCATCGGTGGATGGCCGTTCGGAAGGAGTCTCGGATTGAAGCCTTGTATCGGAGTAGCGGAGAAAAGAAGTCGCGGTGGTTTGTGGCTGATCCTTACGGGCTCGTTCATAAGGGTAGGAGTTGGTACCTAGTCGCCGATATCGATGGGGCACCTAGGATGTTGGTGGCCTCACGCTTGGAGAGCTTCCGTGTTTTGAGCCAACCCGCTCAGTTGCGTGCAGGACAGACCTTGGCCAGCGTATGGGCCGAGCTAGTTGATCTGCTGGAGTCGGATACGTCGGTTTACGTCACGGCGATATTGCGTGCAAGCAGGCTTGATATGGCGCAGCGGATTTTATGTTCACGCCTTGTTCAGCATGATCCCGTGGGGCGGGAGCGGGTTCGCATTGCGGTGGGATATGCGGACATTCAGGGTGCTCGGCAATTGCTTCAGTTTGGGGATCATATTCGGGTTATGGATCCTCCGGAAGCGGTGGATCTCATTGGCATGTTGGCCAGTTGTCTTGCTGAGCGTCATGGAAAGGGTAAGCGGTAG
- a CDS encoding NmrA family NAD(P)-binding protein, whose product MRIAVTTPRGHVGHHITAMLIRAGVRPLLLDHNPEKIPAPVRLYADIIEADSTDISQVATATRGVDTIYWVNPSTMAANPLAYYTQATRALINAITENDIKRVVFQSSVGAEKRHGVGEIDGLAATEIALNSLNVDVTHLRCGYFFTNLLLDIDSIRRGHLRTILPPEMPMSWVAPRDIAEVATGVLLNPQWHGHRVQAIHGPRDLCWNQVAQILTDHTGHPVIVEQISDTDMRRQYIAAGMPSQIADAVLGMSTGLRDNFRPEQPRNLTTTTPTTLESWVHDELTPTL is encoded by the coding sequence ATGCGCATCGCAGTTACGACCCCGCGTGGCCACGTTGGCCACCACATCACGGCCATGCTTATCCGGGCAGGAGTACGCCCCCTCCTCCTCGACCACAATCCCGAGAAAATCCCCGCCCCGGTACGACTCTATGCAGACATTATCGAAGCAGACTCCACCGACATCTCTCAGGTAGCGACCGCCACCCGCGGTGTGGACACAATCTACTGGGTCAATCCCAGCACGATGGCAGCAAATCCATTGGCTTATTACACCCAAGCAACGCGCGCGCTGATAAATGCGATCACAGAAAACGACATTAAGCGGGTCGTGTTCCAAAGCAGCGTCGGAGCCGAAAAACGCCATGGCGTGGGAGAGATTGACGGACTGGCAGCAACAGAAATAGCTTTGAATTCATTGAACGTCGACGTTACCCACCTGCGCTGCGGCTATTTCTTCACCAATTTGCTTCTCGATATCGACTCCATTCGTCGCGGCCATCTTCGCACTATCCTGCCACCGGAAATGCCCATGAGCTGGGTCGCTCCGCGCGATATCGCTGAAGTCGCCACCGGTGTGTTACTCAATCCCCAGTGGCATGGCCATCGCGTCCAAGCAATTCATGGGCCGCGAGACCTCTGCTGGAACCAGGTGGCACAGATTCTTACCGATCACACCGGCCACCCCGTGATAGTGGAACAAATCAGCGACACCGACATGCGCCGGCAGTACATAGCAGCCGGAATGCCATCACAGATAGCTGACGCAGTCTTAGGCATGAGCACGGGACTACGGGACAACTTCCGACCAGAACAACCCCGAAATCTCACCACAACAACCCCCACCACTCTCGAAAGCTGGGTACATGATGAACTCACACCCACGCTGTAA
- a CDS encoding helix-turn-helix transcriptional regulator, translated as MRNCSSRSLELLTLLQAGRKWSAEELSSRLEVAERTVRRDIARLRSLGYDIRSAPGPGGAYRLVPSVRIPPLLLTAEEVSALVAGLLILETGAQDAAVVSARSKLEQLLPSTLRRRAVATALATEVVAPSSDTVDWTLLGDVADAVENGNHLRFSYTDRHGRVSTRRVEPFRHVLRGGVWYLVCYDRDRSNWRMFRFDRIHDAASCGVPFGYTSPEFPSTSIQEWLATDFGRLDSDKRR; from the coding sequence ATGAGAAATTGCTCGTCACGGTCCCTAGAGCTCTTGACGTTACTGCAGGCTGGGCGTAAGTGGTCCGCTGAAGAATTATCCAGTCGTCTTGAGGTCGCTGAGCGGACTGTTCGTCGTGATATAGCTCGGTTGCGAAGTCTCGGGTATGACATTCGTTCAGCTCCAGGGCCCGGCGGTGCGTACCGACTTGTGCCCAGCGTTAGAATCCCGCCGCTGCTGCTTACTGCTGAAGAAGTAAGCGCCCTTGTCGCGGGATTGCTGATTTTGGAAACAGGAGCCCAGGATGCTGCCGTGGTCTCTGCGCGCTCCAAGCTGGAACAGTTGCTTCCTTCTACGTTGCGCAGGCGAGCAGTAGCGACTGCCTTGGCAACAGAGGTTGTGGCCCCTTCTTCAGACACAGTGGATTGGACACTGCTTGGTGACGTGGCTGACGCTGTCGAGAACGGCAACCACTTGCGATTTAGCTACACTGACCGGCATGGACGGGTGAGTACGCGCCGAGTGGAACCATTTCGACACGTTCTTCGCGGTGGTGTTTGGTACCTGGTTTGTTATGACAGAGATCGAAGCAATTGGCGTATGTTTCGTTTCGATCGCATTCATGATGCTGCTTCATGCGGAGTACCTTTTGGCTACACGTCCCCAGAGTTTCCAAGCACGTCTATTCAGGAGTGGCTTGCTACCGACTTTGGGCGCCTGGATTCAGACAAGAGACGATAG
- a CDS encoding YobI family P-loop NTPase: MVQSGRTSTSSGWKLIPLTPEFLPDEHGKYVAALESALNKGQVRNIALSGNYGVGKSSILKELARKQDSRVVELSLSTLAPIEVSKLDESVPIQATTPTNRIQQEIVKQLLYREDPSKTRGSRFKRIERFRRSREGWNAVLFGLIIALVFLLKGWSAKLAAEFKPLGDCGFWIHLFIWAIAAIVTFSVRRLLYGKLRIKQFSAGPATVMLDDNSVSYFDQYLDEIVYFFEVSERDIVIFEDIDRFDDPHIFETLRALNTLLNASPQIKKPIRFIYAIKDSIFDRIGLGTEGDTGESDPLDDPVRAEMVRANRTKFFDLVIPVVPFITHRSARNLAVKLLGEIEHQVDPQLLDLAAQYVPDMRLLKNVCNEFIVFRDRIFSGDGKELVLSETDLFAMMLYKSTHLTDFERIRLGTSALDMLYKVSRDLVTDNIKRLERERRELRQGFARKNSAESRSARLGDLLIEHFERTAASAAVLGTRRKDAVSLSVDGATRSDADLRTAEFWRSFVTADGDPELRQPMSYHHELVFSRSSLSTVLADPLDPDSWDEPDQKSLSDQIQENEDAINFLRGADMGDLIKRPEFLVAFDEADTTVNRESSSATVMAKQSFEDVAKKLLKSSLAYQLVRAGYINRNFTLYTSTFHGDRVSPAATNFIIHHVERDVMDAHFKLSPEDVKAVVRECGKNALQEPALYNIAILDCLLAKDVDAADIMIRSLVELGESQLQFLQAYLPAGEQRVQFVERFTTMSSQALSYLVNQVELDETLQLDLVNTVLANLSSPVQHTDARVIDFLRTHYVELPMLTSTATSSDQAERVATLFADADVVVPSLTPLGPSACASFVARSLYDITYENLTVAIGNNETVALDVIRVTNKTVYEYVLENLDSYLSAVEDFSATIDSREHFIAVLEDLLEKETPRLEDVIRHATQECQVADLGAVAEEGWPVLAVHQRFPETFNNVNRYIATYGVDEPIASLLRTTVRIIDVASANDEEKITLAIALLESKNQLPASSRVELVASLELDSYLEVEDIDIEEGDLFALLLKHEIIEDTAEAYKCLATTDWLTRAAYIRESKNFTDYMTPDLVQSDVEELLTSDTVDDTIKREIVEQSEAYAPFAGPKGLKELARLALQSGHTIPIEVVQKMAEGGVDAQYVVTLLESLFDVITRDSLFAILQKLPDDYPLLTTVGHKPLYIADTPADRALLECLKQHGTVSSYDPDTSLIKVNRKHKLIG; this comes from the coding sequence ATGGTTCAAAGTGGGCGCACTTCAACGAGCAGCGGGTGGAAACTTATCCCGCTCACCCCTGAGTTCCTGCCTGACGAGCATGGCAAATATGTGGCTGCGCTTGAATCTGCGCTGAACAAAGGTCAGGTCCGTAACATAGCGCTATCCGGTAACTACGGTGTCGGAAAGAGTAGCATCCTGAAGGAACTCGCACGGAAGCAAGACAGTCGTGTTGTCGAACTGTCGCTCTCGACGCTCGCTCCGATTGAAGTCTCTAAACTCGATGAGTCAGTACCGATCCAGGCGACAACACCCACTAACCGCATCCAGCAGGAGATTGTTAAGCAACTCCTCTATCGCGAGGATCCAAGTAAAACTCGGGGATCCCGATTCAAGCGGATCGAACGATTCCGAAGGAGCAGGGAAGGCTGGAACGCCGTACTGTTCGGACTTATTATTGCGCTCGTCTTCCTGCTCAAAGGCTGGTCAGCGAAGCTTGCTGCCGAGTTCAAGCCTTTGGGTGACTGTGGCTTCTGGATCCATTTATTCATTTGGGCGATTGCGGCTATTGTTACCTTTTCTGTGCGCCGACTACTTTATGGGAAGCTCCGTATCAAGCAGTTCTCGGCCGGGCCCGCAACTGTGATGCTCGATGACAACTCAGTGTCGTACTTCGATCAGTACCTTGATGAGATCGTTTATTTTTTCGAGGTGTCAGAACGAGACATCGTCATCTTTGAGGACATTGATCGGTTCGACGACCCTCACATCTTTGAGACTCTCCGTGCGCTCAACACATTGCTCAATGCCTCGCCACAGATCAAGAAACCGATTCGTTTCATTTACGCGATTAAGGACAGCATCTTCGACCGCATCGGCTTGGGAACAGAAGGCGACACCGGTGAATCCGATCCGCTGGATGACCCAGTGCGTGCTGAGATGGTCCGCGCGAACCGGACAAAGTTTTTCGATCTCGTTATTCCGGTGGTTCCGTTCATTACTCATCGCAGCGCCCGCAATCTGGCCGTCAAATTGCTTGGTGAGATTGAACATCAAGTGGATCCGCAGTTGCTTGATTTAGCAGCGCAGTATGTCCCGGATATGAGACTGCTCAAGAATGTGTGCAACGAGTTCATTGTTTTTCGTGACCGGATTTTCTCCGGCGATGGTAAGGAGCTTGTGCTGAGTGAGACTGACTTGTTTGCCATGATGCTCTACAAGAGCACGCACCTGACGGATTTTGAAAGGATACGACTTGGCACAAGTGCTTTGGACATGCTGTACAAAGTGAGTCGTGATCTGGTGACTGATAACATTAAGCGGCTTGAGCGCGAACGTCGCGAGCTTCGTCAGGGATTTGCGCGAAAGAATAGTGCGGAATCGCGTAGCGCTCGCCTTGGTGACTTGTTGATCGAGCACTTTGAACGCACCGCAGCTTCGGCGGCAGTGCTCGGAACCCGTCGCAAGGACGCAGTGTCGTTGTCGGTCGATGGCGCTACAAGGTCCGATGCTGACCTAAGAACAGCGGAGTTTTGGAGGTCATTCGTAACCGCGGACGGGGACCCAGAACTTCGTCAGCCAATGTCGTACCACCACGAGCTTGTGTTTTCTCGATCCAGTCTCTCCACAGTTCTCGCTGATCCGCTCGACCCCGACAGCTGGGATGAGCCCGACCAGAAATCCCTATCGGACCAGATCCAAGAAAATGAAGACGCAATTAACTTCTTGCGTGGTGCAGACATGGGTGATCTTATCAAACGACCGGAGTTTCTCGTTGCCTTCGACGAGGCCGACACTACTGTTAATAGAGAATCGTCCTCGGCTACCGTGATGGCGAAGCAGTCGTTTGAGGATGTGGCCAAAAAGCTTCTTAAGTCAAGCTTGGCCTACCAGCTGGTTCGAGCCGGTTACATCAACCGAAACTTCACGCTATATACATCCACATTCCACGGCGATCGAGTCAGTCCAGCAGCGACGAATTTCATCATCCACCACGTCGAACGAGATGTGATGGATGCTCACTTCAAGCTAAGTCCCGAGGACGTCAAAGCCGTTGTGAGGGAATGCGGAAAGAACGCGTTACAGGAGCCAGCGCTGTACAACATTGCGATTCTTGACTGCCTCCTTGCAAAAGACGTTGACGCAGCCGACATCATGATTCGCTCGTTGGTTGAGCTAGGGGAAAGTCAGCTGCAATTCCTACAGGCGTATCTGCCTGCTGGTGAGCAACGCGTACAATTTGTCGAGCGATTTACGACGATGTCATCGCAAGCACTTAGTTACCTCGTGAACCAGGTGGAGCTGGATGAAACACTGCAGCTGGATCTAGTGAATACTGTGCTTGCTAATCTCTCTTCGCCAGTGCAACACACGGATGCGAGAGTCATCGACTTTTTGCGGACTCACTACGTGGAACTGCCTATGCTCACCTCCACCGCAACCTCGTCAGACCAAGCTGAACGCGTAGCAACGCTCTTCGCTGATGCAGACGTTGTTGTTCCTTCCTTGACACCCCTCGGGCCAAGCGCTTGTGCATCGTTCGTTGCACGCAGCTTGTATGACATTACCTATGAGAACTTGACCGTAGCAATCGGCAATAATGAAACTGTTGCCCTCGATGTGATTCGAGTGACAAATAAAACGGTTTATGAGTATGTCCTCGAAAATTTAGATTCCTATCTGAGCGCGGTCGAAGACTTTTCCGCCACGATTGATTCTCGTGAGCACTTCATCGCTGTGCTTGAGGACCTACTCGAAAAAGAAACGCCTCGCTTGGAAGACGTGATTCGTCACGCTACACAAGAGTGCCAAGTCGCTGATTTGGGCGCAGTAGCCGAAGAAGGGTGGCCGGTGTTGGCTGTCCACCAGCGATTCCCAGAAACATTCAATAATGTGAATCGCTACATTGCCACTTATGGTGTCGATGAGCCTATCGCTTCGCTGCTGCGTACAACAGTTAGGATCATCGACGTTGCGTCAGCTAACGATGAGGAAAAGATTACGCTCGCGATCGCGCTTCTAGAGTCAAAGAATCAACTGCCAGCATCATCGCGCGTGGAGCTTGTTGCGAGCTTGGAACTGGACAGCTACCTCGAAGTTGAGGATATTGATATCGAGGAGGGCGACCTGTTCGCGTTGCTACTCAAGCACGAAATCATTGAAGACACCGCCGAAGCATATAAGTGTCTTGCAACAACCGATTGGTTAACCCGGGCAGCGTACATTCGAGAGTCAAAGAATTTCACCGATTACATGACTCCGGACTTGGTTCAGTCTGATGTGGAGGAACTCCTCACAAGCGACACAGTTGATGACACAATCAAGCGTGAAATCGTTGAGCAATCGGAAGCGTACGCCCCATTCGCAGGGCCAAAAGGTCTGAAGGAATTGGCGCGACTCGCTTTACAATCTGGACACACCATCCCGATTGAAGTTGTTCAGAAAATGGCGGAGGGGGGTGTTGATGCCCAGTATGTAGTGACCCTCCTTGAATCACTTTTCGACGTTATTACGCGTGATAGTCTCTTCGCGATCCTCCAGAAACTACCAGACGACTACCCGTTGTTGACCACTGTGGGGCACAAACCCCTATACATCGCGGATACCCCTGCAGACCGTGCTCTCCTTGAATGCTTGAAGCAGCACGGCACCGTAAGCTCGTATGATCCTGATACTTCGCTCATCAAGGTGAATAGGAAGCATAAATTAATTGGCTAG